Part of the bacterium genome, AACACCCTCGACGAGAGCTATCAGGAGGCCCTCGGATTCCCGGCCGCTCCCAGGAGTCTGGTCGGTGGTTTCTCGGTCCGCTGGCGATGAGACTGTTGCTGCTCGCGCTCGTGCTCGCGCCGATCGTGGTTTCGTGCCGGCAGCCCGAGTTGAAGCACGAGGCGGTACCCGGGCGAATGGTCGCGGTGGCGCCGGGGATCGTCGAGACTCTCTTCGCGCTCGACCTGGGGGCGCGGGTGGTCGGGGTCGGCAATTATGCCCACTGGCCTCCCGAAGTCGAGAACCTGCCTCGAATCGGCGGCCTCTACGATCCGCGATTCGAGACCATCGCGACCCTGGAGCCCGATCTGGCGATCCTCGTGCCCAGCGAAGCCGAGCTCGCCCAGGCGCTCGAGCGGCTGGGTGTCGAGGTCATGATCGTGCCGCACGAATCGCTTGCCGATGTCGACGTGGCGATTGCCATGATCGCTGAGCGTGCGGGCGTGGCCGAGCGCGGCGAAGAGCTGATAGCGGACTTGAGACGGGGGCTGGAGCCACGCGCCGAGCCGCTCCAAGCAAGGGTTCTGCTCTCGGTGGCCCGTCAGCCGGGCCGCGCGGGGGAGATCTACGCCGCCGGGCCGCGCACCTTTCTCGGCGAGCTGCTGTCGCGACTCGGAGCCGCCAACGCGGCTTCGGACGGCGAGGAGCTCTATCCGCGTCTCGGCTTCGAGGAGGCCGTGATTCGGGCCCCGGAGGTCGTCCTCGAGCTGCAGCCGGAGGAGGTCGCGCCCGAGGACGAGGATGCCTGGACCGGAGACTGGCTCGAGGTCGCGGGTGACAGCGCCCCATGCGTCAAGATCGTCGATGGTAATCACGTCTTGCTGCCCGGACCGAGAGTGGCCGAGCTCTATCGCGATCTCGAGGCCGCTCTGGTCTCGTGTGACCCCGGTAGGGCGTCATGACCGAGCTCCTCGCCGGTCGAGTCAGCTTCGAGGTCGCGGACCGCGCAATTCTGAACGACGTGGAGGTGAGTCTCCGAGAGGGCGAGAGCGTGGCGGTCGTGGGCACCAACGGGGCCGGCAAGACAACTTTGCTGCGTTT contains:
- a CDS encoding ABC transporter substrate-binding protein, translated to MRLLLLALVLAPIVVSCRQPELKHEAVPGRMVAVAPGIVETLFALDLGARVVGVGNYAHWPPEVENLPRIGGLYDPRFETIATLEPDLAILVPSEAELAQALERLGVEVMIVPHESLADVDVAIAMIAERAGVAERGEELIADLRRGLEPRAEPLQARVLLSVARQPGRAGEIYAAGPRTFLGELLSRLGAANAASDGEELYPRLGFEEAVIRAPEVVLELQPEEVAPEDEDAWTGDWLEVAGDSAPCVKIVDGNHVLLPGPRVAELYRDLEAALVSCDPGRAS